A window from Leifsonia shinshuensis encodes these proteins:
- a CDS encoding phosphatase PAP2 family protein — translation MSADDVPGPKADAEGHDVVKAARVARRWPVVSASVAVGLVVVLGIIIALRPRLPFGIDTEWMGEIVEHRSPLWLGPALFFNYAGGGIVGSVVVPVVIFLLLLAFRRPWGATFFAVASVLSVVCVQLIKHTVGRARPTEILVNADTGSFPSGHTANAATMVVVLGILFPRVWVWCLGVAWALLMAMSRTYLGAHWISDTIGGLLLGAGVAVIVWTPLAHRLAIEATKPHPFFLARSPQEAARQEQSRQ, via the coding sequence ATGAGTGCAGACGACGTCCCGGGCCCGAAGGCGGATGCGGAAGGCCACGACGTCGTCAAGGCCGCCCGGGTCGCCCGGCGCTGGCCGGTCGTCTCCGCGTCCGTCGCGGTCGGGCTGGTGGTCGTGCTCGGCATCATCATCGCGCTGCGCCCGCGGCTGCCGTTCGGGATCGACACCGAGTGGATGGGCGAGATCGTCGAGCACCGCTCGCCGCTGTGGCTGGGGCCCGCGCTGTTCTTCAACTACGCCGGGGGCGGGATCGTCGGATCGGTCGTCGTCCCCGTCGTCATCTTCCTGCTGCTGCTGGCCTTCCGAAGGCCCTGGGGCGCGACCTTCTTCGCCGTCGCCAGCGTGCTCTCGGTGGTCTGCGTGCAGCTCATCAAGCACACGGTCGGGCGGGCTCGCCCGACGGAGATCCTGGTGAACGCGGACACCGGCTCCTTCCCCTCCGGGCACACCGCGAATGCGGCCACGATGGTCGTCGTGCTCGGCATCCTGTTCCCCCGGGTGTGGGTCTGGTGCCTGGGCGTCGCATGGGCGCTGCTGATGGCGATGAGCCGCACCTACCTCGGAGCGCACTGGATCAGCGACACCATCGGCGGACTGCTGCTCGGGGCGGGCGTGGCCGTCATCGTCTGGACGCCGCTCGCGCACAGGCTCGCGATCGAGGCGACGAAACCGCATCCGTTCTTCCTGGCGCGGTCGCCGCAGGAGGCGGCTCGACAGGAGCAGTCGCGCCAGTAG